A single window of Nicotiana sylvestris chromosome 3, ASM39365v2, whole genome shotgun sequence DNA harbors:
- the LOC104229983 gene encoding cell wall protein IFF6-like, with amino-acid sequence MKGCGKISISLPDKKCPKNEASFSKQDFANSTREQSSCILTCEKVSTAACDISDEHVHVTLGCGNLLEQQNISAKSDISSEVERDNNEGDARRPLVNSGENGLSSITQTESSCSNSDVTHQVNSSSQETSTEAKTFMQQNGSASAPISFISSMEDPVTSSEASGLAAQNSVGNVKANTKALVEMVKDQNSLRLSTCSHQLRKNHRDKVSGGVDCSGNHNCSAQTNKESHSRHFYSKGEEEVLLHLQSENRSSSLESEEMGDPAKKLEFNGGLKSPACPLTKCEIDQRQTSVVNMLDLNEDINQNDLDDDAKQSNGQNIVIRVVAKYGVPLPPLSTTVNSLKFEGRLGWRGTAATSAFRPAASLSKSSDWDTKRIMEFDLNVAAASEDELPSENRITSTFRSYSSNQSSKQAEKMFNFDLNLLGDNADEKSSFPVKSEKLSSYSLNLNEDPQFQKRIIESAACPVFSRGDQDLKFVRLGTWGDMKNSGQPFLVATPNTQHTVQNMVPLQSKLPYAVQMLPSYSSYPSNNGPLYIAPCARDTHEGVTFPQVLNMSTFPGGPYLIHGQRPGGATRLDVNSGQVYLMNGLRKDNIATHFFPIQSTEEQRKVYEQPSMPMKRREPEGGYDSFQSATAYKHKN; translated from the coding sequence ATGAAGGGATGTGGTAAAATTAGTATTTCCTTACCTGACAAAAAGTGCCCAAAGAATGAAGCATCTTTTTCCAAACAAGATTTTGCAAACAGTACAAGGGAACAATCGTCTTGTATTTTAACTTGTGAAAAGGTCTCTACTGCTGCATGTGACATTAGTGATGAGCATGTGCATGTGACGTTAGGTTGTGGAAATCTTTTAGAACAGCAAAACATATCTGCAAAGAGTGATATCAGCTCAGAGGTAGAACGAGACAACAATGAAGGAGATGCCAGGAGACCACTCGTAAATTCTGGAGAAAATGGATTAAGTTCCATTACACAAACGGAGTCTTCATGTTCTAACTCAGATGTAACTCATCAAGTTAATTCCTCAAGTCAGGAAACATCAACAGAAGCCAAAACATTCATGCAACAGAATGGAAGTGCTTCCGCACCGATTAGTTTCATTTCTAGTATGGAAGATCCAGTGACAAGTAGTGAAGCTTCAGGTTTGGCTGCACAAAATTCTGTTGGTAATGTTAAAGCTAACACTAAGGCATTGGTGGAGATGGTTAAGGACCAAAATTCCTTACGTCTATCGACATGCAGTCATCAGCTGCGGAAAAATCATCGTGATAAGGTTAGTGGAGGTGTTGATTGTTCTGGTAACCATAACTGCTCAGCTCAAACAAACAAAGAAAGCCATTCACGTCATTTCTATtccaagggggaagaagaagttTTGCTGCATCTTCAATCAGAAAATAGATCGTCTTCATTGGAATCTGAAGAGATGGGGGATCCTGCAAAAAAGCTCGAGTTTAATGGTGGCCTGAAATCACCTGCTTGTCCACTCACAAAGTGTGAAATAGATCAGCGACAAACTTCAGTAGTCAATATGCTTGATTTGAATGAGGACATCAACCAAAATGATTTGGATGATGATGCGAAGCAATCAAATGGTCAAAATATAGTGATACGAGTAGTAGCTAAATATGGAGTTCCTTTACCTCCCTTGTCTACGACTGTGAATTCATTGAAATTTGAAGGCAGGCTAGGCTGGAGGGGTACTGCTGCGACCAGTGCTTTTCGCCCTGCTGCTTCTTTATCCAAGAGTTCAGATTGGGACACGAAAAGAATTATGGAGTTTGACCTTAATGTTGCTGCTGCTTCAGAAGATGAATTGCCAAGTGAAAATAGGATTACATCAACTTTTAGAAGTTATTCTTCAAATCAAAGTTCAAAACAAGCAGAAAAGATGTTTAACTTTGACCTCAATTTGCTTGGCGATAATGCAGATGAGAAAAGTTCTTTTCCTGTGAAATCAGAAAAGTTGTCTTCATATTCCCTGAATTTGAATGAAGATCCACAATTTCAGAAGAGAATTATAGAATCTGCAGCTTGTCCAGTCTTTTCCAGAGGCGATCAAGACCTCAAGTTTGTTCGATTAGGTACCTGGGGAGACATGAAGAACTCGGGCCAGCCATTTCTAGTGGCTACACCTAATACGCAGCACACAGTGCAAAACATGGTGCCACTGCAGTCAAAGTTACCATACGCGGTCCAGATGTTACCATCTTATAGTAGTTACCCCTCCAACAATGGTCCGTTATATATTGCCCCATGCGCAAGAGATACACATGAAGGGGTCACATTCCCTCAGGTGCTCAATATGTCAACCTTTCCTGGGGGTCCATATCTCATCCACGGTCAACGTCCAGGTGGCGCCACAAGACTTGATGTAAATAGTGGACAAGTTTATTTGATGAATGGTTTAAGGAAGGATAATATTGCCACACACTTCTTTCCTATACAAAGTACAGAAGAGCAAAGGAAAGTTTACGAACAACCGTCTATGCCCATGAAGAGGAGGGAACCAGAGGGGGGATATGATTCTTTCCAGTCTGCTACTGCTTATAAACATAAAAATTAA